The genome window GGTCACAGCATTGGTGACACGCAAATCGGTCTGCGAAGTGGCAGCGACCTGGGTCAGCAGCCGGTTCTTggtctcggcgtcgctgtcctcgtcgtccatgtgCACGCTATTACCACTGCCATCTTCACCGTCGACAAAATCGCCGATCGAGCTGTCGGACCCGCGGCGCTGGGTCGCACGCGTAACGATAAtatcctcgtcgctgtctGTCGCGTCCGATGCCTCGGTAATGTCCTCCTGCGTCACGACGTGCATCGACGCCGCTGTgcgcgcagcctcggcaCGCTGCCGCTGACTCAGGGGCTGCGTCATGATCTGGCGGAGCAATGCCTCCGAGTCAATGTTGGTTGCCGATCCAGAGGAGTCCGAGTCAGAGTCTGAatccgagtccgagtcgtccgagtcTATGGATGATTCTGACTGTGATCCAGACCCAGATCCAGAGCTGGACGAGTCAGAGTCAGACGAGTCACCCGTCTCGATCACAGCGTCCGACACGCTCAGGCGCGACGAGCCAGGCCTGCGCCCCGCGCGTGCGGCAGCCATTCGATGCAACGACAGCGGGTAGGAGGGTGTGTCTGGGGTGCCAGGCAAACCATGAGCGGGCGCGGACGGCgtggcctcgtcgtcagaCGATTCGCCGCCCGAGGCATCCTTGGGACTGGCGGGTGACTTGGCACCGTTGGCGACTGCGAAGCGCTTCGCGGCGTTGAGAGGCTTTGGCGTGGGCCCGGCGCTGGCTGGTGTTGATGAAGGCGTAACTTTGGCTGgcgcggccttggccgtcGGTGTCGGGGTAGCCTCAACAGGCGTGGGTTTGACAGGCGAGGACGTCTGGGGCGTACCGTTCAcgaccttggccgcgaCCTTGGTGAGCCTTGTGATCCACTGCTTGCACGAGTCGAGGGTGGCATCTGACTTGATGAGAGGCTTGATGCCGGCCGCAATGAGCTGTTTGCGGCGCTCCTCCATACGCTCACGGACacggccgacgccgcccaggACAACAGGACAATCCTTGGGAGCGTGATCAGCCGCCTGCTCACATAGCGGACACGCCTCTGGCTCCAGGAGCGCAACGGATGTACCTCTCTCTCCCGCCGGCGGAGTGTCCAGGTCGCTCACGGCACCATCCTCATTCggctggggtgggggtTCGTCATCAACCTCTTCAATCTCAACGTCGTCGGTAGCGTGGCCATTCGCGGTGACAGGGGgagcctcgtcgacctccatAGCATCGGCCTCTGGGCTGGTCTCCTCCACTGCCGTGGCCAGCATGACGGGGGCCGGGTCCTCCTGGACATCGGCGACGGTCTCCTCAgcaagctcctcgatgGCCGGTTCATCAGCAGCAGCGGGTACGGCATTAGAAGTCCCAGCAGCTGGCTTCGAGGCATTCGGTTCCACTGCTGTGGGTTTCCCGTTTTCCTCAGACTCCTCCTCAGACTCCTCCTCAGACTCATCATCGGATGACTCGTCATCCGAGGACTCCTCCGACTCTGTCTCCGAAGGCGTCACCTTGGCTGGTGCCTTTGTGGGCTGCCCGACCTCCTTGGCTTTGGGCGGGCGGCCCCGCGGTCTGCGCGTCGGCGGAGGCTGAgctggctcgtcgtccgacgAACTCTGCTCCTCtgcggccttggccttcgCAGGCTGGCTGCCTTTAGCCTGGACCTTGGACAGCTCCGCGGCCGCTTTGGCCACTCTCTCCGCCTCTGCGGccgccctctcctctctctccttcaCCTCAGCTTTCGTTGGGCGCCCCCGTTTCTTGGGTGCCGTGGGTGCCGCAACTTCAACAGAAGTCCCTGCAGCAGCCGCGACGACCTTCTTCGGCCGCCCTGGGCCCCGCTTGACCGGCGCCGTGGACTCGGCAGCAGGTTCGGCTGAGGACTCTGTTGGAGCAGGAACGACCTTGCGTGGTCTCCCAGGAGGTCGTTTGGCAGCAGGTTCCGCGCCTCCGGTTTTGGGTTTAGGCCCGGGTTTGGCGCGCGCTTTCACTGGCTCCTCGGTAGGTGGTTTGGTCGGCTCAGTTGCAGTGTCCTCGGAAGGCGGATGTACCGGCTCCTCTGCAGCGGGCTCCTGCACCGGGACCTTGTTCTTGGGCTTCGGACCGCGCTTGGCCGGCGCCTTCGCCGTCACAGTTGGCGGTTCATCGGGGTGAAAGGTGGACGCAGGAGGCGGGCCAGAGTCTGCCGGCGCGGCTGCAACTGGAGCTAGAGTCGCTGACGGTGTCGGGGTAATGGAAGGTTGTTGTGGTGTTGGTTCGGCCGATCCACTCGCGGTCGATGCAGGCAGGACAGACGTTGTCGTCTCGGGGCTTGAATGCGCCTTCTGTCCCAGATCGTCTAACGAGCGTTGGATCCAgtacgccgacgacgccccCAGAACTGAAACGGGCGCCGAAgactcgctctcctcgacggtgCCAACCGTCGGCGGGAGAGCGCCGACGATTGGCGGGACGGTATCATTCAACTTGGATCGCTTCGATTTAGGCTGCTGAGGAGGCTGTTGAGCTTTCCCTTTGCCATTGCCCTTCGACGTCTGCGTGGGCGACTGACCGAGTGGACTGGGACGTGCAGGCTTGTGTTTCGCCGCGAGGCTCTCGATGCGGGACAGATTGGCGGGCCCGGGTGACGGCGTCCTGCTCTCGGATGACTGCCTGCGCCTatccttcttcctcttaCGCCTGGAGCTCTCTGGGATAGGGGACGGCGTGGCAGGTGGCGTATCGGAGGGGATGGCGAGCACGACGTGTTTCTGTGATCTAGGCGTCCCGTCGCTGGGAGAGCGTAGGGCTGACCGTGGAGTGGGTACGGATCCGGATCCGAACCCGAAATGCGTAACCGTAGCTGGAGCCGACTCAACAGCCCGTGGGTCGTGCCCCAGTGCTGCAGCGGGACTGAACGatgccgcgcgcgacggctCTGGGATCTGGCCAAGTGCACCCGAGTACACGCGGATTACCTCCGAGTGCGAACCCTGTGCGAGAGCGCGGTCACGGATGGTGCGGAAGTCAAAGTCTACCGTTAGGCGGTCTGTGCGGGCGACTCACCGTCCCAAACATCCGTCTCGACACCTGTTGTGCGAACGTGCGTAAGGCGCAGGCCAAGGAACGAGATTCCGAGACCGcgggcgacgccgagcactgcgtcgtcgagcgtcCTGTCCGCTGCTTGTTAGCGTTTGTACGGCTGATGGGAGCAAGCTGTGCGGGCTGTGCGGGCACGGCAGCGTGCGGCAACAAGCATGGGGGTTTCCTCAGAGTGATGGTAGTGCATGACTACATCGAGTCGGATGGGCGAGACAGAactccatctcctcgaccgccttgCTGCCCACAAACTAGTGGGCCAAGTATACAGAGCCATCCAAGTAGCGTGTCCGATCAGAGAGGCGCGTTCCGTTCCTTCGCTGCACCACTTCGATACGCGTGTTTCCGCTGAACTCCAGCCCGGCCCAATACCAACTCACTCATTGTCCGCATGCACTTCTTGTCACTGCCCACGAGCTCGTACACGACCTCAATGTTGGACCCAGCATCCGAAGCAGAGCCATCATTTAGGCGCGACCGTTTTGATGACGATGCTGGCGTCTCCGCGACCGCACTGCCAACAGcaggcgacgccgagcgcttCCTCTTGCCTTTTGGTGGCATGGGACGCGTCGTGTAGTTGGGGAAGAATGTGGAGAAGGGAGTATGTAAAGGGTGGAGAGAAGCTTGGATTGTCGCGTGAGTGAGGTGAGAGGGCTATCACCGTAGGAGGGGGAATGGGGGAAAATTGACCCCGTCAACCAATACCTATCCAGGCACCGAAATTACCTCAATATCCTAAGGACTTGTTTAAGCCGTGCCTATCCTCCACTCTTTATCTCACGTGACTTCCTCCACTCCAAGACCAGAATTTCGagacctccaccaccaacacTCACATCAACATCACACCATGCCCAAGGAACAGATCCGGAAGCGCGGTAAGCGCAAGCCcaagaccgaggacgatgtCGCTCCTGCATCTGTCCCTGCACCGGAGCCCGTGCAGGAAGCCGAGCCGGAGACGCATGGTGGCATCCATCCGTCCCGCCTTGCGTTCCTCAAGACTGGACAGCGGCCGGCACCTCCCCCGCGCCccgagggagaggaggttgaAGAAGATGGTGCGGCGGACTGGACGCGCGGACCGCGGCACGAGTCAGAGTACCCGTTCGGCGTGCTTGACCCCGACGTCAAGGCGTACTTCCGCAATGTCGAGGACCAGATCAAGGACTGGGAAGGGGTTGgcagcgtcggcgaggagcgcgagggtgAGTCCTCTCCAGACACTCTAGAGATTAGCTAATCCAGACCGCCAGCTTTTCTTGTCGTCCGTCCTGTCCGAACTGAGGGGCCACGAGTTGCAGGTCTCGACTGACCCCGATGTGGCTGTCGTGttcgagcgcctcctcccgaGTTTGAACGACTGGGGACGGCGAGTTGTTGGTGACGCTGTCGGCGGGGAATGGGAGTCGCTGGTGCGGCATCGTTTTGGTAGTCACGTCGCGCAGACGTGGCTCACCCTGGCGGCGGGGACACTTGATCGCGAGGTCAGTTGAAAGGTTGACAGAAACTAACAACAGGCTCGCGGCATGTACCCCCCTCAGCACATCAAACAGCagaaggacaaggaagCCGATGAGGGTGTCCTCCCCACTATGGCTGAGCTGGTCACGACTATCGTTGGGTGCCTGCAGCCCACGCTGCCGGGTCTTCTGACACAGGCGcacgcgtcgccgcccgtccgcctccttctgctGGTGTTGACGCCGGACCGCGCTCTGCCGTccctcgacgccagcgaGGGCGGTGCGGACCTCGTGCGCTCCAAGCGTTCCGGCAAGTGGCGTAAGGGGCACGGCGTGCAGGGCAAGAGCATCCTCGGTGACGAGCCCTCCACAGCCGAGAAGCGCGCCGTGCCCGAGTCCGTCGTCGCATTGCGCCCGCAGATCCGAGAGGGACTCATGGAGCGTATCGCGCCCGTCGAGTGGCAGGGTATGGGCGTGAGTCCGGTCGGCAGTCCGGCAGttcagctcctcctccagtgtgaggttgaggatggTGCTGTCGCCCAGGGATCGCTCTTCGATATCCTGACCGAGGGCCTGGTGACTGCCGTCGAGAGCAAGAAGGAGagcaagaaggagggaaAGAAGGAAAAGATCACACCTCAGCCTTACCTCTCTGCCCAGGTCGTTAGCCAGACGGGCACTCGCCTCCTTGAGGCTCTGCTCACGCTCGCCCCAAAGCGTGTCTTCAAGGCCCTCTGGAAGACGTACTTTGTCGGCAAACTTGGCAAGCTCGCAGCCCATCCATACGCAAATTATGCGGTTGCGGCAGGCATTGGACGCCTCGACGCTTCGGGCGTGAAGGTTGCCATCTCGGAGATCCAGGGCACCTCGGGTGGCCGCGGTCTCGTCAAGACTGGCCGTACGGCGGctcttctcgcgctcgctcgccgcgcctcTACTCTTCCGGACACTATTCCGGCGGTGGAAGGGCTAGTGGTGAGCGcactcgaccttggcgacgaCACGAAACAGCTCGTGCCGTGTATGCTGGCGATGAAAACGCGGCCGGTTTACGCCGCCCTCctggcgggcgaggaggcgccggaatccgaggacgaggtggagaaggacgacgacgccgaggccctggcggccgccaaggcccgCCGCTCGGCATGGGAGAACCGCCGCGAAAGGCGGggcggcaagctcgacccATCCCTTCCGGGTTGCCTTGTGCTGCAGGCCCTCGTTGCCCTCCCCAGCACTCTTACTCTCGATagcctcctcgcccagaACCCCGACATTCTGCTGGGGtacgcgtcctcgcccgtcgcatcccacctcctcgacaaggtccTCACGGTGCCGGCTGTGCCGGCAAAGTACCGCCGCAAACTTATCATGACCTTCATGGGACAGTacgagctcctcgctcaGGACCGCCTGGGGAGCCGCGTGGCGGACACGGTGTGGGCGACAGCGGACGGGTTCATGCGCGAGAAGATTGCAAAGTCGCTGATTCCGCACGCGACCGCGCTCGGGAATAGCCAGTACGGGCGCTTCTTTGCGCGTAAGCTCGACTTGCATCTCCTCCAGCGCCGACCCGACGAGTGGCGCGAGAGTGTACTTGGTGTTCGGCACCACTTTGCGCACCagaaggacgagcttgCTCCTTTGCCTGAACCTGAGGTTGAGGCGACAgagacggccgaggagaggaagaagaggaggaaggagaagaagcgcgagcgcgacgagatcgacgacgtgttcgccgccgtcgagaagaagcgcaagcgtaAGAGCAAGTAGGGAGGTACTGGGACTACATAGACTATGCACTGTATAACAGCAAGACATGTTGGCCGGCATACGCGGTGCCATACGATATCTCACTCCCAAAAGGACATTAGGCCGGAGCTCATCACATGCTTACACTAGTCTATGCACTAAAATACAACCTGCTCCGTCATTCCACTAACCCGATTGCTGCCCCTGTGACTTCTCCTGCTGCATGGCTACCTTCATTTGCTCCTGCAGCTCCTTCATGCGCGcccccatctcctcctgTAGAGCCAGCATCCGAGCTTGGATGTCCAGCAAGGCCTCTGGTGCTGTGCTCGAACCCCGTGCTGCCTCTGGAGGTACCGAGCTCCTGACCTGTTGAGGTTCGGGGGGCACAGAGCTCTCGATTCGGGCCTCGGAAAGCGCGGAGGTCGAAATCACtggggaggatgaggcaACATGCCTGCTCAGCTCAGTGTTGGCGTCAAGCCACCCGCCAGCAGTCGACTGCCACTCGAGTGGCCCATCTACCCGCTGCCGCTTCGCCACCGGCGGCGAATGCGGAGACCAGCTCTTCATCTCGCAGTTTGAACTTGATGACGGCGGTGGGAGTGGCTCCGGCTCTGGCGAGTCTTCCAAAACGAAGGTCGGGATCGGAGCTCGCGGCGGGGCGTCCATCACCTGAAtttcgtcgtcgtcgtccgactcgCCCTCGATAACAGGAGGGAGACGGACCCAGTCAACTGCGAGACCGTCGTCACGCCAGCGGTACCGATTTGCGCTCTTGCCCTGCTTCAGTAGCCGTTTTCTCACAACCACCTGAAAGGCCTTGCGCGCGGTGaccttggcggcgagagGTAAGCGCCAGCACTCAATTGGAGTGTCCTGGACGAAGAACGCGTCAACACCGGACATGGCCAGTTCCGCCGGGGGCGCcggaggtgaggaggggtgTGGCCAGGAGTCATGCTCCATCTTGGCGTCGTCATCTGATTCGATCTCGTCCACAAGTGGTTTCTCATCGACTACCATGTTCGAGCTTGGAGCCGGCGGTGGGGACGGTGACTTCACTAACCATGAAGGTGCTGATCGTGGAGGTGCTTGAGCAGGTTGCGGACCGGGGGGCGCCACACGATGTCGAGGAGTGGCTGCAGTCagctgccgaggagcggcAGACGTGGGAGATTCAGGAGGGTCCGCGgttcgaggccgaggagcggctgcagggggaggcggaggagcggcCGCAgctggaggcggaggagcgaCTACAGGGCGAGGCTGAGGTGCAGCGGCAGGTGGAGCAGGTGGAGGAGTAGGCCGTTTTGGAGGGTTGGGACGCGCATTATAGTTCCGCGGGCTGAAGCGAGGTTTAGGAGGCTCAGCTGGCGTTtctggtggtggtggctgCTCTGGGCCCCGCTTGCCAGGTAGTGGCATAACCTTCTTCGCTGGCCCCACAGGTGGTCCCTTTCCAGGGACAGATACTGGCTTCGATTTCGATGCTGAAGCAGCACGATTATCCAGCACTGATGCAGTAGGTTGGTCGACATGTATACCGCCAGCGTGAGGGGCGGCGGGTTTGGTAGTAGACGCGACGGCGCCTGTTTGAGGAGCGCGGGGTTGACTGGAGGCAACGACTGCGCCAGATGATAAAGGCGGCGGCAACCCCTGGTGAGCTACACGTGACTGCTCagcccgaggagatggtgcGCGCGGAAGACAGTTGCCAGGAGGCGGACCTCCCGGTCGCGGCGGGAGGGGCGCGTAAGGCCGCTGTGAGGGGCCTGGCGCATCAAGCGTGTCTcgtgaggacgacgccTGATCGTTGAAACCACCGTACTGCCTCTTCTTTCCCCACTTGCCGTGCTTACCGGGTCCCAATGCCTGAGCATTGCCGCTAgttggcggtggtggcggcttGGCATAAACCGTGTTCTGGATATAGCTGGAGTTTTGGCGTTCCTCTCGCGACATCTTACGCGGGCCTTTGTCGATCGATCCGACCATTGGTGGTaggccgtcgtcgacgaacGGTTTTCGGGGCTTGCTCCCCCTCTTTCCGCCGCCACGGAAGGAACCACGTCCGCGGTCACCGCCACGCCCATGGTCCGCACCGCGTCCCCAATCTCCGCGGTaaccacctccaccgcgcccACGTCCCAGGCCACCGGGGTCACCAGGATCCTCCCCTGTTGGGGGGCCCCCTCTCTCACGGCCAGTACCTCGTATTggagcgcctcctcgtaTTGGAGGGCCCCCACGGCCCGCCTGGACGGACATGGGTGGATGGGAGACGGAACTGAGTGAGCAGGGGACACGGTGAGAGAAGTTGGCTGAAAAAAGCAAGGAGATTGAATGGATGGGTAGGGGTTAAAGGCTGGGATTAAGAAGGAAGATGGGGGATGAGTCTCTCAAGTTGTTGAGTAGAGTGTGTGAGGGAAGGTAAGTGGGATGTAGTTAGGGTGCAGACTTGTTGTGGATCGGAACGATCAAAGTGAGATGAAATGGTTCGTAACTGGGGGTAATCGATAAGTAGATAGTGATTACAACATGGATTGGGTGGCAAATTGGTGAAACGCGTCGGGCACCGATCAGGGGTACGACGGTAGCGCGTTGATTAAGCAAACACTTTTGGATTCCAAAGGTCGCCGGTTCGATTTTCAGAGGAGACTTCGGGGGAAAGGACGGGAGGGGTGCTAACCAAGCGGCGAGCGTGACAAGTTGGACATGTTCTTCTTTTGGCAGTGCATGTTGATTTGTTGCAGGTCAAGGCGTCAATCCTAAGGTAAGCCGAGTGATCAGCAGACGCGTACTGATGGCTTCGCGCGACGTTTTCCGGAATGTGTGAGCCACGCTGAATGTTGTTTGTCACCAGCAGTCTCGCATCTCCCTAGCCCCTGGGTCCCTGGTGCGAGACGGGGCCACAGGTTGCAAACACCCTTGGGGAGTTCGGAGCTCCTCGCACACGTACAGCAGATTTCGGTCGCGATTGATGCTGGTGTCTGGTGACCTGGTATGGGTTGGTTGTCCAGATGTCGAAGCTCCAGAGTACAAGCTGCCCAGAGGGCGGGCAAAATCCTGTCCCTCGGGCCGTCGATCGGGCTCTCAGATCTCTGATGAGACATGAATGTGTGTGGAATGCCATCACGTGGGTTGTGGGTTCCAATGTTCCGATGCAATGTTTAAAAGGATTTTCGTCAAGAGTCGCAACACGGTACCTGCACATCCAAAGCCTATGCCAATGCCTGCATTGAACTCTAACAGTGTAATGATGTCTATGCGATCTAAATAATGTGTCTAATTATACAACAGAAGCTTACTCCTCGagagcgagctcgcgcacctTGTTGGCGTTGCCAGCAAGAGCGCGCTTGAACGCGTCAAGCGTGACGTGAGCGGCGGCACCCGAAGACCTGCGGCGCTCGGCAGCAGTCTTCTCAGTGGGGATACCTGGAGAAGAGGggcgcgacgacatgggGGACCCAACGACCGAGTCGTTGCCAGTAAGCTCGCCAGTGGGTGCCATGGCGGAAGCCAAGCGCTGGCGCTCTccggagaaggagggtgcGCGGGACGCAGCGGGAGTGACGAGGGGGGTCGAGTCGGGGGTGGGGCGGGGGTCGACGCGGCCAATGGGCTGCTCGATGATCATCTTGAAGGTCTGAGTTGCGACGTCCCACGTAACCGAGACCTTGGAgaggtcctcgaccagGAAGTCGGGGCGTTCCTTttcgagctcctcggccgagtGAGAGGTGCAGGTAGCGAGGACGCGGCATCCAGCAGCCTTGCCAGAACGGATACCGGTTGgtgcgtcctcgacgacgagggacTCAAAGGGCGAGGCGTTGCAGCCCTTGGCACCGAGGAGGTAGGGGTCAGGGAAGGGCTTGCCGCGCTGCACCGAGTCGGCGGTGACGAAGATCTTGGGCGTCTCAAGGCCGGCAATAGGGATGGCCTGGCCGGCGTAGAAGTGCGTCGACGAAGTGCAGATGGCCCActtgagctcgccgtcACGCATGTGCTTGTGCTCGCTCAGGTCGGTGAGGAGCTTGTTGACACCGGGAAGAACCTCGATGCCGCTCTTGCCGGTCTGGCGAccaatctcctcggcgttctCGAGGATAGCGGTCTCGAAACGgacaacctcggcctcgatgtGCTCGTCGGGGACCTTGCACCACTTGCGGAGGACGTCGATGGTGCGCATGCCGTGCGCCGAGCGGAGGATGTCGTCCAGGTCGAGAGGGTACTTTTCGGCGAAGAGTTCCCAAGCCTTGACGACGGCTGGCGACGAGTTGATGAGGGTGCCGTCCATGTCGAAGAGAACCGACTCGACGTTGATCTCGACAATGTGCGAGTCGGCTGTCGTCTCGGAAGCCCAGCTGGCGAACGAGCCGCGGCGCGAGACAGCAGTCGACGCAGGTGCCGAGCTGACGGGGGTCGGCAGAGCCGACATCTGGAACGCCT of Cutaneotrichosporon cavernicola HIS019 DNA, chromosome: 4 contains these proteins:
- the TUB2 gene encoding uncharacterized protein (Tubulin is the major constituent of microtubules. It binds two moles of GTP, one at an exchangeable site on the beta chain and one at a non-exchangeable site on the alpha chain), producing MPPKGKRKRSASPAVGSAVAETPASSSKRSRLNDGSASDAGSNIEVVYELVGSDKKCMRTMTDRTLDDAVLGVARGLGISFLGLRLTHVRTTGVETDVWDDFDFRTIRDRALAQGSHSEVIRVYSGALGQIPEPSRAASFSPAAALGHDPRAVESAPATVTHFGFGSGSVPTPRSALRSPSDGTPRSQKHVVLAIPSDTPPATPSPIPESSRRKRKKDRRRQSSESRTPSPGPANLSRIESLAAKHKPARPSPLGQSPTQTSKGNGKGKAQQPPQQPKSKRSKLNDTVPPIVGALPPTVGTVEESESSAPVSVLGASSAYWIQRSLDDLGQKAHSSPETTTSVLPASTASGSAEPTPQQPSITPTPSATLAPVAAAPADSGPPPASTFHPDEPPTVTAKAPAKRGPKPKNKVPVQEPAAEEPVHPPSEDTATEPTKPPTEEPVKARAKPGPKPKTGGAEPAAKRPPGRPRKVVPAPTESSAEPAAESTAPVKRGPGRPKKVVAAAAGTSVEVAAPTAPKKRGRPTKAEVKEREERAAAEAERVAKAAAELSKVQAKGSQPAKAKAAEEQSSSDDEPAQPPPTRRPRGRPPKAKEVGQPTKAPAKVTPSETESEESSDDESSDDESEEESEEESEENGKPTAVEPNASKPAAGTSNAVPAAADEPAIEELAEETVADVQEDPAPVMLATAVEETSPEADAMEVDEAPPVTANGHATDDVEIEEVDDEPPPQPNEDGAVSDLDTPPAGERGTSVALLEPEACPLCEQAADHAPKDCPVVLGGVGRVRERMEERRKQLIAAGIKPLIKSDATLDSCKQWITRLTKVAAKVVNGTPQTSSPVKPTPVEATPTPTAKAAPAKVTPSSTPASAGPTPKPLNAAKRFAVANGAKSPASPKDASGGESSDDEATPSAPAHGLPGTPDTPSYPLSLHRMAAARAGRRPGSSRLSVSDAVIETGDSSDSDSSSSGSGSGSQSESSIDSDDSDSDSDSDSDSSGSATNIDSEALLRQIMTQPLSQRQRAEAARTAASMHVVTQEDITEASDATDSDEDIIVTRATQRRGSDSSIGDFVDGEDGSGNSVHMDDEDSDAETKNRLLTQVAATSQTDLRVTNAVTDAMDVDDDEDDSAMEEEQYSEDDVLPKTHVTPRRSPSPPSFGSSRSFSRLAAESPVLDDFPGALALRDAIREDVVVVPGAPDGVGTDLTATQVNVRTPPSPLPPTMPSQVRDSSLTPASESDEDEDVEPKSPTPPPARRRGRPPKNAALPSSQPVRRSARQLSREPEPPASQPMRRTRSSSSSDPTPQRVTRSISNSAALSSSQPVGLRKSARLSSSPHSKITRVLEESDGEDGDEESDEDEATLQSSSQNRKGFPSSLVRPTSQLSPPPSRSHSPLSSIDASQSVPVPATQSSPLRRRTRGDPQTPLFMTQPSQMPATQAYHSIPPPLFPETQENGYASDEGSRSDPGSVSSTHSDAGSERSFSSAHSENSDASDSGASAGNDSFPALPTLRPSSQPAPIASSFPTLSSLPKELLRQGVDGVQSVWNRMKGPKENTTPDSSDDDSSDDVDESSSEDEVPEQIRSRIAGGSRSAKKPRTRGVMLHSHSFNMREIVHLQTGQCGNQIGAKFWEVVSDEHGIQADGSYKGASDIQLERINVYYNEAAAGKYVPRAVLIDLEPGTMDSIRGGPLGSLFRPDNFVFGQSGAGNNWAKGHYTEGAELVDSVLDVVRREAEGCDCLQGFQITHSLGGGTGAGMGTLLISKIREEYPDRMMCTFSVVPSPKVSDTVVEPYNATLSVHQLVENSDETFCIDNEALYDICFRTLKLTTPTYGDLNHLVSVVMSGVTTCLRFPGQLNSDLRKLAVNMVPFPRLHFFMVGFAPLTSRGSASYRAVSVPELTAQMFDAKNMMAASDPRQGRYLTVMCIYRGKVSMKEVEDQLQTVQQKNSAYFVEWIPGNVAAAQCDIPPRGLKMSSTFICNSTSIQSLFKRIGEQFSAMYRRKAFVHWYTGEGMDELEFSEAESNLSDLVAEYMQYQEASADDELYDDEDLQLEGEEEMM
- the NOP9 gene encoding uncharacterized protein (arm repeat-containing protein), which codes for MPKEQIRKRGKRKPKTEDDVAPASVPAPEPVQEAEPETHGGIHPSRLAFLKTGQRPAPPPRPEGEEVEEDGAADWTRGPRHESEYPFGVLDPDVKAYFRNVEDQIKDWEGVGSVGEEREDRQLFLSSVLSELRGHELQVSTDPDVAVVFERLLPSLNDWGRRVVGDAVGGEWESLVRHRFGSHVAQTWLTLAAGTLDREARGMYPPQHIKQQKDKEADEGVLPTMAELVTTIVGCLQPTLPGLLTQAHASPPVRLLLLVLTPDRALPSLDASEGGADLVRSKRSGKWRKGHGVQGKSILGDEPSTAEKRAVPESVVALRPQIREGLMERIAPVEWQGMGVSPVGSPAVQLLLQCEVEDGAVAQGSLFDILTEGLVTAVESKKESKKEGKKEKITPQPYLSAQVVSQTGTRLLEALLTLAPKRVFKALWKTYFVGKLGKLAAHPYANYAVAAGIGRLDASGVKVAISEIQGTSGGRGLVKTGRTAALLALARRASTLPDTIPAVEGLVVSALDLGDDTKQLVPCMLAMKTRPVYAALLAGEEAPESEDEVEKDDDAEALAAAKARRSAWENRRERRGGKLDPSLPGCLVLQALVALPSTLTLDSLLAQNPDILLGYASSPVASHLLDKVLTVPAVPAKYRRKLIMTFMGQYELLAQDRLGSRVADTVWATADGFMREKIAKSLIPHATALGNSQYGRFFARKLDLHLLQRRPDEWRESVLGVRHHFAHQKDELAPLPEPEVEATETAEERKKRRKEKKRERDEIDDVFAAVEKKRKRKSK
- the GPP1 gene encoding uncharacterized protein (Haloacid dehalogenase-like hydrolase), whose amino-acid sequence is MSVFTKEAFQMSALPTPVSSAPASTAVSRRGSFASWASETTADSHIVEINVESVLFDMDGTLINSSPAVVKAWELFAEKYPLDLDDILRSAHGMRTIDVLRKWCKVPDEHIEAEVVRFETAILENAEEIGRQTGKSGIEVLPGVNKLLTDLSEHKHMRDGELKWAICTSSTHFYAGQAIPIAGLETPKIFVTADSVQRGKPFPDPYLLGAKGCNASPFESLVVEDAPTGIRSGKAAGCRVLATCTSHSAEELEKERPDFLVEDLSKVSVTWDVATQTFKMIIEQPIGRVDPRPTPDSTPLVTPAASRAPSFSGERQRLASAMAPTGELTGNDSVVGSPMSSRPSSPGIPTEKTAAERRRSSGAAAHVTLDAFKRALAGNANKVRELALEE